Genomic window (Candidatus Nitrosocosmicus franklandus):
ATTTATTCATAGCTATCTTTTTCCCACTATCAGCAACTCAACACGATACAGTCTCGAAAAGTCGATACAAAAATAGTATTAGATTATTCCGTGATTTCTAAAATGGTTCTAAATTCCTTGAATTAAGAATCTTTGTTATTACAGGTCAGACATAGATTCAATCAAGTCTTGTTTCTCCAATAGCAAAACTTTCTAAAGAGAAAACCAAAACTAAACTTACCTTTTAAGTTAACCCAATTAATGATTTTATAGACGATCTTTTCCCCATTAATATTGTATTTTGTTGTATATCAACGACCAAACGGAAAGTCTAATATGAATACTCTAATTGACCCTTGTTGTAGTATGCAAAGATAAATGTATTCTTCCTCTTCCGAATGACAAAAAATGAATCAAGTCATTGACGTATGATTTTGTTATAATGTTTAATTAATGAACAATCCCTTAAGCCGTAATATCTTGATACTGATCTACGAACTGATATCCACACAAATGGATCGATTTTCTAAATAAAGAAGTTTATGACTTCTCTAAAGTAATTATACGCCTATCTCCGAGGCCAATTTCATCATTTTCTTGCCTTCCTTCGTTAACTTATTATATGTTCTGTTTTTGACTGTGCTTCTTTCTACTAATCCCTTATCGGCTGCCTTGAGTAGTAACTTATGCCCATAGCCGTATGCACCAAGTTTTTTCAGTAAATCCCTCGTAGAATATTCTTTCTCTCCGATCGACTTGATCAGTTTGATCAAAGCTCGTTCTTCTATCATGATTTTTATTAAATTTGCATCTCGCATAGTCTTAGTAACAACCATTGGATATTTATTAGTTACCTTTCATGGCAACAAATAGATCTATTGAATGAGTATTGATTTATGTAGAAATTTGCTGTTTGATGATCCTGCTTAATAAAGCACTAGATTTACGAGCATAATAATACAACCTAGCAAAAGAGTTAAGAACAAGAAAGCATATTCCCTCGTATATATAAAGAATCAAACATAGCCTTTAGATAAAGAAAAGTTGATCAACATTTAATATCGTAACGCAATTGATTGAGGTCGTGAACAAAGTAGGTATTCTCATTTCATTGAATATTTAAGTCATAATTCAAATTGCGTATATACTAAGATAATATTCCATTATATTGGAAAACCTCAATTCAAATTGAAAGTGTATCTAGATAGTATTCAAATTTTCGGGTATTACTTCAGAAAATATATCTTTTGAAAATGAACGTACATGCACTATAGGAAAAAGTAACTAGAAACTAGAGTATTACAAACAAAATATGATCTTTCATGTATGATAGAAATAAGGGATAAACCGATGTAATAAGAAGAGGAGAGAAAGGATAGGGAAATTGTCTCAGCATCTTAGAATTTATCCAAACTCAATGAAAAAATTAGATGTCCTATTGATTATTCTTAATTGAGTTAATTCCGATTCGAATTGTATTGTGCAGAAATTCTTACTTTCTTCCCTATAGTACTCCTTCATTTTCTTTTATGACTGTGATTTCACAATTTTATGGTCATCTTATTTACGACTGTCACGAATTTTCTCTAATCTGCAGAAACTAATAATCATCGAAAGCATTGCTAAGGATTCTTTGAATGGTGATGAGCATGCCCAGAAGGATAATGAGTTTTCAGGAGGTTTTGAGAATTTGATTTATCCTTTATCTTACCCGAACCTCCCATAATTTTCAATTTTTTCCGGCTATGTTATAAACTAATCAAGAATACTTCAAAAATCCTCTCGATCAGGACAAATACAATTTTCATAACTGACAAACTAGATATAACTAGTCAAATTTGCGGTCTAGGTTTTAGGATCGCATATTTGAATATAACAAAATAAGCTTTCTAATTCTTCTTACCATACTGGGGTTATCTTAGAAACACAGTATAGAAAAATAGAAATTATAAGGAAAAGGACCATATATAGAAATCCTAAATTATGGAATTTAGAAGGTAGCCATTACCAATGTCAATAATTACTCTTCAAAAATAGCTGCAGCAACATCTATAGTATATCACTGCATTCCGATAAAAAAGAAATAGAAAAATACCTAACTAGCTTATCTCTAGTTCCTTTATCTTTTCTTCAATACCCTGAAGTTCCTTTTTTAGATCTTGGTGATATTCCTTTAATAGTTGTATTTTTTCCTCCCTTGTAAGAAAACTCCCTAAGGTGTAACTAGAGCTGCAATGACTATAACTCATCATTTCACCCTCTCATTCCTATGATCGGACATAGGATACTACAATAGAAAATGTATTTATATATATCGGATATCCAATATTTAAATATATGACGAAAAGTGCGGAGGATTGTTGTGATATGAGAGGGATGTTGGGCTTTTTAATTCTGTTTTTATTGTCTAAAAAGCCCATGCATGGACAAGAAATAGCAGGAGAAATTTCAAAGAGAAAAGGTGAAAAAAAGCCTAGTCCTGGGACCATATATCCAGCTTTGAAGAGTTTAAGGGAGTCTGGATTTATAATCGAGGAGAAAGATGGAAAAACCATAGTCTATAGTTTAACGGTGAGAGGAGAAAATGCATTGAAAGTGGCGAAAAGAAAATTTGTAAGGACTTTCTTTGGAATTTTTCCTGATCAAGGTTTTGCTCAAAAATACAATGCATAATATTTCTTTATTAACCAGTATTTAGTAGTAATACACACATCTTTGAGAATACTCATAGAGAAATAAACCTAATCAAATACAGATTTCTTCATGTAGGAATGCTCGGCCTGAAGGTGGATTTTGGACTGTCATTACGATCCCAAATATGATTTTGTAAATAGTTACATTATGAATGTCTGTTTAGATCTTTCAGTCTTCAGATAGTATCGAATTTCTCTACACAATTTCTTATCATGTAGTCCAAAACTACCGACGCTCACTCTCAATGCAAACCAAAAGGAAAGAATCCACTCGAAATTTCTGTATGGATTTTTTATATAAACAGATCATAGAAGATATTACTTATAGATAAGGAGAGAGTCTTTTTTCCTTAGTTTTCATAATGAATTGCGAGTAGCAACAGGTAACAATACATCTAATTGAATAATGAAATAGTCATGTTATATAAAATCGTAACCAGATCAGCGAAAAAATTAGAAAATAAAATTGTTGTGCACTATATCTTTATTATGATCCTGATCATGAGAATGCCGTATGCATTCAAGATAGAGCATTAACAACTGAACAGTAACTGTAAGCAATAAAATGAATTAAGAATTACTTCCAAACCACTCAATAAAGTAATCCAATATTCTTTGAATAGCATATGTATGAGATACTCCATCCTATCATAATGACTGCACTTTTATCTTCTTTGAAGAATAATCAATAAGAACAGACCTTCTAACTCAAAAAAGGGATCCATTTTCTTTTGTTGAGTATCAGATCGCATTACCATTTAGTGAAAATTAGCAGAATAAATACACACATCAACAGAAATGCAAAAATGAAATAAGTTAATGTGAAGAAGCCTGTATAGAATAATACTTTTCCATATTTTTATCTTTCAATGAATTGCAAGGGACAGTAACACGATAGAATACTTGTGTTAACCCATGCCTTTTTTATTTGTTATTTTTGTTTTCTGAATGGTGTAGTATTGTGACAACCGATAAATCCAATAAATCGATAAGATATTTTTCTATCCAGACATTTTTCCCATTACAATAAACTGTATATTCTCCGCATGTGATTAACCTAACTTGTTTATTCACATATATGGGTAGTGGGACAAGCCTGTTGTCAATTAAAAGACAACTATTTTACCAACATAATCATTTCCAACATCTTTCAAAAAATTTCCTTAATCACATATATCAAATATTCTTGCGCCAAGACGCGTCTTAAAAGGTGTGAAAGACCAACCTGAAGTAGTATAATAGTATTGTTATGCAATAATATATCACCTATTTATATTTTGTAACATATTTACATTTATTGAAAAGATCAAAAACACCTATAGTACTGATCACATTTGCAGCAATATTATCACTGACTCTTCACTTAGAACAGGTTAGTGCTGAACCGATTACCATGGATATCAATAAGGCCTTAGATCCCGGTCCTGGATTTGGAACAGAAAAAATCGGAACACTGTCTATTGACTCACAAAATAAAACATTAGATATTTCCGTTAACTTAACTGTTACTCCAAAAGAGGACAAGGTTTTTGAAGCATGGTTGGTTGATGCAGATGGTTCTAACTATAAGCTAAGTTTAGGTGCAATTGAAGCTGGAAGCCTTAAGACCTCAGAACACATGGTAAATCCATACACTTACACGCAGTTCATTATTACTGAGGAACCATTAGATGATGTGGATCCGAATGCTGCTGGAACTTTTGGTGGAGCTGAACTCCAATCACCGTTTGGACAATAATTTTCTCCAAGGCTTATCTATCAAGACAGAAGAACAACCGCAAATCTATTTTGCGATCTTGAATCCAACACAAGCGATACCACAAACCGGATAGGTCCCAAGTTAATCATATATTTATTTTTTATAATTATTCAAAAGTCTGACAAGTTGTACTTTAGGCTAGTCATTATTGCCTACTCATCAATCCGTGAGAATTCTAAATTGACACAAATAAGTTCATCTCAACAAGAGAATTTTATGTGACAATCTAAATCCAGAAAATTCGATCATATAAAGCTAAAGCAAAGATGGCAGAATCCATAAACCTTTTAACTATTTCGTTAGTTCTGGTTCGAATTTTCATAAATAGAGCATTAGGATGAATCTTCCCGGTTTGACATATGCTTATCCCAAAGCAACTTAATCCACATCCTTTCCAAAGCTGGGATATCTTCAATAAACTTGCAAAATTTTTTAAACTCTTCATGTGTAATGTTTCCGCTTTTTATTTTATCAACAATTTGAAGAATTTGGGGCATGTAATCCTTGTAGTTTTCATGATTTTTTCAAAATTATGTAAACCTTGTAACTCCAAGAATTTAAGGTAAATCTCTTTAATTTCCTCACATGACAGTCCTAGTTCTATGGTCACTTCAACCGGTGACAGGTCAGCCAATAGTAATTTGTATCCTTTAATTGTGTTAGATTTCAAAAATTTAGTACTATCCTTTTTTCTGTTATATTCATTAATTGTTTTTCCAATATCCCTAGGAGAAATCCTTACTGTTTTAGCTATCTCTTTATAAGTTTGTCCTTTTTTGTATAATTTAATTACCAGTCAAGTCTTTTCTTTTTTGTTAAAATTTTCATTTTGGCCCCACTATGCAAACAATTTGCTAATAAGACTGTTATCAAAATTACCACCTATTACCAACTATCTTACCCTGTTTTCTTAAGGTTTGCTAGGTGTATATTCAATCATGACATTTCTTTTATATTCCGACCTTTACTTAGCAACGACAATTGAGTAATTTACGAGCCGTGATATGTAGTAGTAGTTAATGAATATGATGATTTACGCAAAGCGCCATAAAAATAGGAAATCACGGACACAAGGTACAATACTTAATATATATATATTTAATATTCTGAAAGAAATCATACTGAAGACTAAAAATAAGGTGAAAATTTGACACTGGAATAGTTGCAAAAATCATAATACGCACTACACCTCAATATGCTAAATTATTGTCTTGCCTGTTAGGTTGATTGGAAAATATAGAATCGATTCCATACGACAAACAATAGTTTAACGGGATGAATTGTTTAACAAGGGTATATTCACCACCGACATAGGATATAAATCCACGCCTGCATCGAGATTCATATTCTAAGGAAAGTTTAAAGAAACATCGGGCTTGTTCATTCGATACTAACAACCTTCATTACAAGTTCAATCACAAAATGTCAAAACAAGTAACTGCAAATTAATCAAGTATCTTTTGTATTGCGGTAGTTTTCTCACATATTTCCTTTTGGCTTTTAAGTTCACAAAACCAGTACTGCTGCACTTATTACCGTGGTCCACATTCCATCCTTGTTTCCTTGAGCAGACTGGGTGAAATTCTGTGTTTTGTAAATTTTTCCAGAAAGTTTCCATTGCTCCTCGTTTTGATCCCAAGTTAGCGTCGGATTGGTAGGCAAGCCAATGGTCGTTGCTAGCATTTCCATCGCCAAGTCCTCTGCATAGTCTCCGGCCTTTGTAGCGGTTTCTCCGGTTGAGTGATGCTCAGATAAATATCCGTACTGAGCATCGTCCACAGGTCTAGCCAATCCAATAGATGCTGCGATTAACCTATTAGGTTCATTAGTAGCTGATCTTGCCAAAACTGTAAAAACAATTTGCCCAGGTCTTAGATGTTTACGCCCTTCCTCTCTGTTTACGATTTTACAAAGAGGAGGTTTGATACTTGATACAGATACCAAATTTAAATCACTTATTGAAGCGTCGCGCAATGCAAGTTCAAAACTAGTGAGATTATCTTTGTGGGTGCCTTTTCCTTTAGTAAAAAACATTATTTTTGGAACATACTGCAATGGATCCGACGGAAAATTATTTTCATTTCCTTTCGTTATTTATTCTCCCCCTTTTGACAATATTCTGAAATAATAGGTTAAAAACATGATTTATAAATTACAACTATTTATTTTGTAATTGTTTGCTAATTTGACGATACTTAAAATCTTATTAGATGTATATGCTTTAGCCTCCCTACAATTAAAATGGAATATTTGTTCAAGAATTTTTCTTTCACATTGAAACATATATACTCTGACTACGGTAACATCCAACTCTTCTATTTTTAGAGGTTTATTAATATTATTATCGATTTCTCTCGTAGTAGCAATCTTTGATTAATAAGAACTTTCATTTCTAGAACTAGAAATGAGATAGTGTTTAAAAATATGGTTTGACATGATAAAAATCAAATTACTGTAATATTTATTTGAAATGTGGCTTGAGAAACAGATACAAAATGTAGAACGCGGTCTAGATTTCTTACAAATTTAGTGTTAGCATCATTAGCTTGAGAATTGGCAAGTGTTACTCCAAGTATTATCCTAACAGTTTATTGAAATACCAAAATTTATCCATATTGTTCATATGGCACCCGCTTTACTATATTACTATATTATCTCTTGCAATCATCTAAGAATAACGAATTTGTTCTAGTTGATCACTTCATGCCTGACAAACCATTCGTTAACTCTCTATTATGCTTGCTTAATTGAAGCCATGTATTCATTATTCTTTGGACCGATACGAGTAAAGGCACTTTATGAACAATTTTACAGCGTCATTAAACTTTGATTTACCATATCAATTATTCTTGCTGGATAAACAATACGATACTTTATATACTTGAATTCTGCTCTCCATTGATATGAGTTCTGTTAACGACCTTAGAGTTATACAAAAGGATCAGACTCCTAAATTAGCAATTGTGGTTCTAGCAATCATTGCATTAATTAGTATTTATATTGTGGGTTACGATCAGGGTCAGTTATTTAGCTTGGTTCAAGGCAATCAAGCATACGATGTTATGTGGATACACGAGTTTACGCATGATATAAGACACGCAGCAGGCTTTCCTTGTCATTGATCCTTCTAATTTTTTATATTAAATAATCTTATAGGTTTAACCTTTATGAATTCGTACTCTTTTATTTTTATTTCACTTTTTGCAGGAGTTCTAGCTGGGCTAGTATTGGCAAGTATTAATTATTTTGTTGCAGAGCCTTTTATGGACCAGGCCATTGAAATTGAAGTTGAAAATAGCATCACCGAGGGAGAAGTTATTGATTCTGATGAATTAAGTGTTTATAGAATATGGCAAAAAGAGGGCACTTTTGTTGCAGGAGCACTTTTTGGTTTGACCTATGGTGCAATTTTAGGCATAGTATTTGTATTTGCACGAAGGTATCTTCCTTCTTCTGATGATAGAAAGAAGGCACTTATTTTAGCGGGCCTAATGTGTTTGACATTGTATGTCATTCCATTCTTAAAATATCCAGCAAACCCACCTGCAGTTGGAGATCCTGAAACAATTGCGATAAGAGATAGCTTATATACAGGTTTTCAACTGGCATCAGGATTAATAATCCTAGGTTTAAGTGTT
Coding sequences:
- a CDS encoding DUF5320 domain-containing protein codes for the protein MMSYSHCSSSYTLGSFLTREEKIQLLKEYHQDLKKELQGIEEKIKELEIS
- a CDS encoding PadR family transcriptional regulator, which gives rise to MTKSAEDCCDMRGMLGFLILFLLSKKPMHGQEIAGEISKRKGEKKPSPGTIYPALKSLRESGFIIEEKDGKTIVYSLTVRGENALKVAKRKFVRTFFGIFPDQGFAQKYNA
- a CDS encoding anti-sigma factor, with translation MKRSKTPIVLITFAAILSLTLHLEQVSAEPITMDINKALDPGPGFGTEKIGTLSIDSQNKTLDISVNLTVTPKEDKVFEAWLVDADGSNYKLSLGAIEAGSLKTSEHMVNPYTYTQFIITEEPLDDVDPNAAGTFGGAELQSPFGQ
- a CDS encoding pyruvoyl-dependent arginine decarboxylase yields the protein MFFTKGKGTHKDNLTSFELALRDASISDLNLVSVSSIKPPLCKIVNREEGRKHLRPGQIVFTVLARSATNEPNRLIAASIGLARPVDDAQYGYLSEHHSTGETATKAGDYAEDLAMEMLATTIGLPTNPTLTWDQNEEQWKLSGKIYKTQNFTQSAQGNKDGMWTTVISAAVLVL
- a CDS encoding CbtB domain-containing protein, with product MSSVNDLRVIQKDQTPKLAIVVLAIIALISIYIVGYDQGQLFSLVQGNQAYDVMWIHEFTHDIRHAAGFPCH
- a CDS encoding CbtA family protein, producing the protein MNSYSFIFISLFAGVLAGLVLASINYFVAEPFMDQAIEIEVENSITEGEVIDSDELSVYRIWQKEGTFVAGALFGLTYGAILGIVFVFARRYLPSSDDRKKALILAGLMCLTLYVIPFLKYPANPPAVGDPETIAIRDSLYTGFQLASGLIILGLSVFWFKFKTISLFKYLIPAFYVGLIGLVFYIFPANPDPMTLPIDLVNSFRMVTFTTMIMFYLVLGIVFGVIWYRYKPHEATRLTTS